Proteins from one Emys orbicularis isolate rEmyOrb1 chromosome 2, rEmyOrb1.hap1, whole genome shotgun sequence genomic window:
- the PSCA gene encoding prostate stem cell antigen, with protein MKAFLVILLAAVLCTEPGGSLRCYTCTAQLSNSNCQTAVMCANNSQACKTNVINVVGLFSVINKECSASCESSFQDFTVGKQNVSCCSTDLCNRSGAGSVGSSYATMAAGLTASILCVLLRNGL; from the exons ATGAAGGCTTTTCTGGTCATCCTGCTGGCTGCCGTCCTGTGCACAGAGCCAG gtggttctttgagatgttacACATGCACGGCGCAGCTCAGCAACTCCAACTGTCAGACGGCGGTGATGTGTGCCAACAACTCACAAGCATGCAAGACGAATGTGATCA ACGTCGTGGGCCTTTTCAGTGTCATCAACAAGGAGTGCTCTGCGTCGTGCGAGTCGAGCTTCCAGGACTTCACCGTGGGAAAGCAGAACGTTTCCTGCTGCAGTACCGACCTCTGCAACCGCAGCGGGGCGGGCAGCGTGGGCAGCAGCTACGCCACCATGGCAGCAGGGCTTACCGCCAGCATCCTTTGCGTCCTTCTGAGGAACGGGCTGTGA